A part of Kitasatospora kifunensis genomic DNA contains:
- a CDS encoding 4-hydroxybenzoate 3-monooxygenase, with product MVILGAGPAGLVLANLLRANGIDCVVLERADRTHLGARARAGFLAANTVRILERHGLAEGLHRHGREHATCEFRTEDGRFRLDYGSLGRGERHTVYPQQDLVTDLLARYLADGGRLCFGTEALAVLDADSAQPSVTAREADGRPVRWRARYVAGCDGRHGAARRSLPTGAIRRYHRDHQVSWLGLLTEAPPSMDAVGYAVHERGFAGHMARTPEVTRYYLQCERGSSPGLWSEERIWDELALRMRATDYGPLNRGSIVQRTVVDLQSDVLEPLRHGALFLAGDAASLLSPSAAKGANLAVLEAELLAEALVDDLVHGDRAGLARYSERCLAHVWRAQEFSQWMIRLLHAAPGAHDASSFHNSLRRSRIEALRTSRSQQHWFAEHYVGV from the coding sequence GTGGTGATCCTCGGTGCCGGGCCGGCCGGGCTGGTACTCGCAAACCTGCTGCGGGCGAACGGGATCGACTGCGTCGTGCTGGAGCGGGCCGACCGCACGCACCTCGGGGCCAGGGCGCGCGCGGGCTTCCTCGCGGCGAACACCGTGCGGATCCTGGAGCGGCACGGTCTGGCCGAGGGGCTGCACCGGCACGGACGGGAGCACGCCACCTGCGAGTTCCGGACCGAGGACGGCCGCTTCCGGCTGGACTACGGCAGCCTCGGCCGAGGGGAGCGGCACACCGTCTACCCGCAGCAGGACCTGGTGACGGATCTGCTGGCACGTTACCTGGCGGACGGCGGGCGGCTCTGCTTCGGGACCGAGGCGCTGGCCGTGCTGGACGCGGACAGCGCGCAGCCCTCGGTCACGGCCCGCGAGGCCGACGGCCGTCCGGTCCGCTGGCGGGCCAGGTACGTGGCCGGCTGCGACGGCCGGCACGGTGCGGCGCGGCGCTCCCTGCCGACCGGTGCGATCCGCCGCTACCACCGCGACCACCAGGTCTCCTGGCTCGGCCTGCTCACCGAGGCGCCACCGAGTATGGACGCGGTGGGATACGCGGTGCACGAGCGCGGATTCGCCGGGCACATGGCGCGCACCCCCGAGGTGACTCGCTACTACCTGCAGTGTGAACGCGGCAGTTCGCCCGGCCTGTGGTCCGAGGAGCGGATCTGGGACGAGCTGGCGCTGCGGATGCGCGCCACGGACTACGGCCCGCTGAACCGGGGCTCCATCGTCCAACGCACCGTCGTCGACCTGCAGTCCGATGTACTCGAACCGCTGCGCCACGGTGCGCTGTTCCTCGCGGGCGACGCCGCGAGCCTGCTCAGCCCCTCTGCTGCCAAAGGCGCGAACCTCGCCGTGCTGGAGGCGGAGCTCCTGGCCGAGGCGCTGGTCGACGACCTCGTCCACGGCGACCGCGCAGGGCTCGCCCGCTACTCGGAACGCTGCCTGGCCCACGTCTGGCGCGCGCAGGAGTTCTCGCAGTGGATGATCCGGCTGCTGCACGCGGCGCCCGGAGCGCATGACGCGTCGTCGTTCCACAACTCCCTGCGACGTTCCCGCATCGAAGCGCTGCGCACCTCGCGCAGCCAGCAACACTGGTTCGCCGAACACTACGTCGGCGTGTGA
- a CDS encoding methylated-DNA--[protein]-cysteine S-methyltransferase, translated as MTYQHAMVSTSLGELLMVSDGGALTGVYFEGHRYPPAADRIGGRVGEREEAVIARAADEMREYLAGERRDFEIPVHPHGDHFSQQVWRILTQIPYGATTTYGAIAQQLGNRLMAQRVGQAVGHNPVSIVIPCHRVVGADGSLTGFAGGIGRKRTLLDLEEPAEAAAMRLF; from the coding sequence ATGACGTACCAGCACGCCATGGTGAGCACGAGTCTGGGCGAGCTCCTGATGGTCTCGGACGGAGGGGCCCTGACAGGTGTCTATTTCGAGGGACACCGGTACCCGCCGGCCGCCGACCGGATCGGCGGGCGGGTCGGCGAGCGCGAGGAGGCGGTCATCGCCCGGGCCGCCGACGAGATGCGGGAGTACCTCGCCGGTGAGCGGCGCGACTTCGAGATCCCGGTGCACCCGCACGGTGACCACTTCTCCCAGCAGGTGTGGCGGATCCTCACGCAGATCCCGTACGGCGCGACGACGACCTACGGAGCCATCGCGCAGCAGTTGGGGAACAGGCTGATGGCGCAGCGCGTGGGACAGGCCGTGGGGCACAACCCGGTGAGCATCGTCATCCCCTGTCACCGGGTCGTCGGGGCGGACGGCTCACTCACCGGCTTCGCGGGCGGGATCGGCCGCAAGCGCACGCTGCTCGACCTGGAGGAGCCCGCGGAGGCGGCCGCCATGCGGCTGTTCTGA
- a CDS encoding methyltransferase, with protein sequence MVTTIQSEPTTTVPGDAARLAATVGFVREQDATTLLPLLLPGLDGPELRALLECCRFSHAALLVFPGDQEALRAQLADCGLDPAVVPQPSVVVRQRLAARHLRDAAELDVRILRPLVLGSDGAHRTVEIFTLSVPPGSPLAQIAEHERLWQHEAHLAFEVERPDPLALRGLCAVLARHGALADGGGYNQHEDGTVLYFTAPADSKCGYRRVEIYLPGDHQGVLASHLEEFRARQPAETLLRQLTGAWATQALAVFAELRVPDAMDTRVATSAGTLARAVGADEESLARLLRYLATLGTVAADHDGFRLTEIGTLLRADSPGSTRPLALMYGGPFYQSFAHLAHTVRTGQTAFDHLFGENHFDHFARDPELALLFDQSMAASARMFGPLTTHPVVTAASTAPVPRTVVDVAGGNGELLARLLTAHPRLNGVLLERPHVIEAARRSLAAAGCGERCDYQVGDFADVPPGGDLYILSRVLHDWDDDRCREILRHLARVMPAHADLLVVERVLPDDDSPSLAVSWDLHMMCNVGGRERRTDHYARLLAEAGLTFVDRSPLPLDATVLHARKAITETVDLPGQLPLTGDGEAPTPGLPPS encoded by the coding sequence ATGGTGACAACGATCCAGAGCGAGCCGACGACGACGGTCCCCGGTGACGCGGCGCGCTTAGCCGCAACGGTGGGCTTCGTCCGGGAGCAGGACGCCACCACGCTGCTGCCGCTCCTGCTGCCCGGACTCGACGGCCCGGAACTGCGGGCCCTGCTGGAGTGCTGCCGCTTCTCGCACGCGGCGCTGCTCGTGTTCCCCGGGGACCAAGAGGCGCTGCGCGCCCAACTGGCCGACTGCGGACTGGATCCGGCGGTGGTGCCGCAGCCCAGCGTCGTCGTCCGGCAGCGGCTGGCCGCTCGACACCTGCGCGATGCCGCGGAGCTGGACGTCCGCATCCTGCGGCCGCTGGTGCTCGGCTCGGACGGGGCGCACCGCACGGTCGAGATCTTCACGCTGAGCGTGCCGCCGGGATCACCGCTGGCCCAGATCGCCGAGCACGAGCGCCTGTGGCAGCACGAGGCGCATCTCGCCTTCGAGGTCGAGCGACCGGATCCGCTGGCGCTGCGCGGACTGTGCGCGGTCCTGGCTCGGCACGGCGCGCTCGCCGACGGCGGTGGGTACAACCAGCACGAGGACGGCACGGTGCTCTACTTCACCGCACCTGCCGACTCGAAGTGCGGATACCGACGGGTGGAGATCTACCTGCCCGGCGACCACCAGGGCGTCCTGGCCTCCCATCTGGAGGAGTTCCGCGCGCGCCAGCCCGCCGAAACGCTTCTGCGCCAGCTGACCGGAGCGTGGGCGACACAGGCCCTGGCCGTCTTCGCCGAACTGCGGGTGCCCGACGCCATGGACACCCGCGTGGCGACCAGCGCGGGAACCCTGGCCCGAGCCGTCGGCGCCGACGAGGAGAGCCTGGCACGATTGCTGCGCTACCTCGCGACGCTGGGGACGGTGGCAGCGGACCACGACGGCTTCCGGCTGACCGAGATCGGCACGCTGCTTCGCGCGGACTCCCCCGGCTCGACGCGCCCGCTGGCGCTGATGTACGGCGGCCCGTTCTACCAGTCCTTCGCCCACCTCGCCCACACCGTGCGCACCGGTCAGACGGCCTTCGACCACCTCTTCGGCGAGAACCACTTCGACCACTTCGCCCGCGACCCCGAACTCGCCCTGCTGTTCGACCAGTCCATGGCCGCGAGCGCTCGCATGTTCGGGCCGCTCACCACCCACCCGGTGGTCACGGCCGCGAGCACGGCGCCCGTTCCCAGGACCGTCGTCGACGTCGCGGGCGGCAACGGCGAGCTGCTCGCCCGCCTGCTGACCGCGCACCCGCGCCTCAACGGCGTGCTGCTCGAACGCCCTCACGTCATCGAAGCCGCCCGCCGGTCACTGGCGGCCGCCGGCTGCGGCGAGCGGTGCGACTACCAGGTCGGCGACTTCGCCGACGTACCGCCAGGCGGTGACCTCTACATCCTCTCCCGGGTGCTGCACGACTGGGACGACGACCGCTGCCGCGAGATCCTTCGCCACCTTGCCCGCGTGATGCCCGCCCATGCCGACCTGCTCGTCGTCGAGCGCGTGCTGCCCGACGACGACTCACCCTCACTGGCCGTCTCGTGGGACCTGCACATGATGTGCAACGTCGGAGGCCGCGAGCGCCGCACCGACCACTACGCCCGGCTGCTCGCCGAGGCAGGGCTCACCTTCGTGGACCGTTCACCCCTGCCCCTGGACGCCACCGTGCTGCACGCACGCAAGGCCATCACCGAGACCGTCGACCTGCCCGGTCAACTCCCGCTCACCGGCGACGGGGAGGCGCCCACCCCTGGGCTGCCACCCTCGTGA
- a CDS encoding MmyB family transcriptional regulator, which produces MSLLDTWADTPALVYGRYLDLLAVNLLGEALFSWLGSETSLITAMFLNPTAQHFYRDWAVIAQGCVAALRAAN; this is translated from the coding sequence GTGTCCTTGCTGGACACCTGGGCGGACACCCCGGCTCTGGTCTACGGCCGCTACCTCGACCTGCTGGCCGTCAACTTGCTGGGCGAGGCGCTGTTCTCCTGGCTCGGCAGCGAGACCAGTCTGATCACAGCGATGTTCCTCAACCCGACCGCCCAGCACTTCTACCGTGACTGGGCCGTCATCGCGCAGGGGTGCGTGGCCGCGCTGCGAGCAGCCAATTGA
- a CDS encoding APC family permease — translation MSDQPGVTPDEFDAADPLSRFGYRSQLRRTLHLRDLLVYGLVFMVPIAPFAIFGVVFDLSRGMVALTYLIGLVAMVFTALGYREMSREFPISGSVYAYAARGIRPQAGFLAGWAILLDYLLIPTLLYVTGAVALQAVVGDGVPQWLWITVFVVFNTVVNLLGIKTTTLMNKLFLLTELIVLALFVALSTAAVVRGVNGAHWSLDPLYNPRVFSLPVVFSALSVAALSFLGFDAISTLAEEVKGGARVVGRATLLSLCIVAALFVVQSYLAALLLPGRTSLPDQAVENTAFYDVARTAGGLWLRNVVALTSALASAVANALVAQSATSRLLFSMARDGFLPRFLSHVDARRQVPERAILLVSLISLVLGLSLVGQVALLSSLVNFGALFSFLLLHLSVACHFLLRKRQRTYGMHLVVPLLGFLIIGYVLAKASPHAQIGGVCWLAVGIVILIVRQRTGRSVDLKLDA, via the coding sequence ATGTCCGATCAACCCGGCGTGACCCCGGACGAGTTCGACGCCGCGGACCCGTTGTCCCGATTCGGGTACCGGTCGCAGCTTCGTCGCACCCTGCACCTGCGCGACCTGCTGGTCTACGGCCTGGTCTTCATGGTGCCGATCGCCCCGTTCGCGATCTTCGGCGTGGTCTTCGACCTGTCCCGGGGCATGGTGGCGCTGACCTACCTCATCGGTCTGGTCGCCATGGTCTTCACCGCGCTGGGCTACCGCGAGATGTCCCGCGAGTTCCCGATCTCCGGTTCGGTCTACGCCTACGCCGCGCGCGGGATCCGCCCGCAGGCCGGGTTCCTGGCGGGGTGGGCCATCCTGCTGGACTACCTCCTGATCCCCACACTGCTCTACGTGACGGGTGCGGTGGCCCTCCAGGCGGTGGTGGGTGACGGTGTCCCGCAGTGGTTGTGGATCACCGTCTTCGTGGTGTTCAACACGGTGGTGAACCTGCTCGGCATCAAGACCACGACCTTGATGAACAAACTGTTCCTGCTGACCGAGCTGATCGTGCTGGCGCTGTTCGTCGCGCTGAGCACCGCGGCCGTCGTCCGCGGGGTGAACGGGGCGCACTGGAGCCTCGACCCGCTGTACAACCCTCGGGTCTTCTCCCTCCCGGTGGTGTTCTCGGCGCTGTCCGTGGCGGCGCTCTCGTTCCTCGGCTTCGACGCCATCTCCACCTTGGCGGAGGAGGTCAAGGGCGGCGCCCGGGTGGTGGGCAGGGCCACCCTGCTCTCGCTGTGCATCGTCGCGGCGCTCTTCGTGGTGCAGTCCTACCTGGCCGCGCTGCTGTTGCCGGGTCGGACCTCGCTGCCCGACCAGGCGGTGGAGAACACGGCGTTCTACGACGTCGCCAGAACGGCCGGCGGCCTCTGGCTCAGGAACGTCGTCGCACTCACCAGCGCCCTGGCCTCGGCCGTGGCCAACGCGCTCGTCGCCCAGTCCGCCACATCCCGGCTGCTGTTCTCGATGGCCCGGGACGGCTTCCTGCCGCGCTTCCTGTCCCACGTCGACGCCAGGCGCCAGGTGCCCGAACGGGCCATCCTCCTGGTCTCGTTGATCAGCCTGGTGCTCGGGCTGAGCCTGGTCGGCCAGGTGGCGCTGCTGTCGTCGCTGGTGAACTTCGGCGCCCTGTTCTCGTTCCTGCTGCTGCACCTGTCGGTCGCGTGCCACTTCCTGCTCCGCAAGCGGCAACGCACCTACGGCATGCACCTGGTGGTACCGCTGCTGGGTTTCCTGATCATCGGCTACGTGCTGGCCAAGGCCAGCCCGCACGCCCAGATCGGCGGGGTCTGCTGGCTGGCCGTCGGCATCGTGATCCTGATCGTCCGGCAGCGGACCGGCCGCTCCGTCGACCTGAAGCTCGATGCCTGA
- a CDS encoding oxidoreductase: protein MTGPSSRRGAWPRCEQPIDLPVWFITGCSSGLGRALATAVLERGWRAVVTARDPRKVADVIYGHDERALALPLDVTDSEQIAQAVAQAQTAFGKIDVLVNNAGYGYLAAVEEGEDDEIRALFDTNVFGLADTTRAVLPGMRARRAGHIVNLSSLGGLVGFGTTGYYHATKFAVEGLSESLAAEVAPLGIKVTIVEPAAFRTDWSGPSMRQSATTIDDYAPTAGTRRASTLATYGHQPGDPARAAQAVIDAITAEQPPSRLLPGKAAYDIATAKLDSLRATFDGWREVTLSTDFPSEQAAS from the coding sequence GTGACTGGGCCGTCATCGCGCAGGGGTGCGTGGCCGCGCTGCGAGCAGCCAATTGACCTGCCGGTCTGGTTCATCACCGGCTGCTCCTCCGGCCTGGGCCGGGCGCTGGCCACCGCCGTGCTGGAGCGCGGATGGCGGGCCGTGGTCACCGCCCGAGATCCCCGCAAGGTCGCCGACGTGATCTACGGGCACGACGAACGAGCCCTCGCACTGCCGCTGGACGTCACCGACTCCGAGCAGATCGCCCAGGCGGTCGCCCAGGCACAGACCGCCTTCGGAAAGATCGACGTCCTGGTCAACAACGCCGGCTACGGCTACCTCGCCGCCGTCGAAGAGGGCGAGGACGACGAGATCCGCGCCCTGTTCGACACCAACGTCTTCGGCTTGGCCGACACCACCAGGGCCGTCCTGCCGGGCATGCGCGCCCGCCGCGCCGGCCACATCGTGAACCTCTCCTCGCTCGGCGGCCTGGTCGGCTTCGGTACCACCGGCTACTACCACGCCACCAAGTTCGCCGTGGAAGGCCTCTCCGAGTCACTCGCCGCCGAAGTCGCCCCCCTGGGCATCAAGGTGACGATCGTCGAACCCGCCGCATTCCGCACCGACTGGTCCGGGCCCTCCATGCGCCAGTCCGCCACCACCATCGACGACTACGCCCCTACCGCAGGCACACGGCGCGCCAGCACCCTGGCCACCTACGGCCACCAGCCCGGGGATCCAGCACGCGCCGCCCAAGCCGTCATCGACGCCATCACGGCCGAACAGCCACCCTCGCGCCTGCTGCCGGGCAAGGCCGCATACGACATTGCCACCGCCAAGCTCGACTCGCTCAGAGCCACCTTCGACGGCTGGCGGGAGGTCACTCTCAGCACTGACTTCCCCTCGGAGCAGGCCGCAAGCTGA